A part of Pirellulales bacterium genomic DNA contains:
- a CDS encoding ABC transporter permease, which produces MAEHGAKHEAGEDRADQRLRAVRRMFRSPSAWVGAAIVMLLVLAAVAADGVTSFNPEALVADPFEPPSAAHWLGTDSVGRDLFSRLIYGARLSLAAGAVSVLVAMVIGTAAGAVAGFVGGWLDTLVMRAIDVILAFPSILVALLVVAALSPGWVPVMLAVGLINVPIFCRQVRATVLTVRHLDYVTAARAAGASPAYLLLRVVLPALVSPLAVLATLGLGTAILEVAGLSFLGIAGESTTPEWGNMLTTVKDNLSKLHWGALGPGVAIALAVIGFNLLGDGLRDALDPRLDRRSS; this is translated from the coding sequence ATGGCTGAACACGGCGCGAAGCACGAGGCCGGCGAAGACCGGGCGGACCAGCGGCTGCGGGCGGTGCGGCGCATGTTTCGCAGCCCTTCGGCTTGGGTCGGCGCGGCAATCGTGATGCTGTTGGTCCTGGCGGCGGTTGCGGCCGATGGGGTCACGAGCTTCAATCCCGAAGCGCTGGTGGCCGACCCGTTCGAGCCTCCGTCGGCCGCGCACTGGCTGGGGACCGATTCCGTGGGGCGCGACCTCTTCAGTCGCCTGATCTACGGGGCACGATTGTCACTCGCCGCAGGCGCGGTGAGCGTACTGGTTGCGATGGTGATCGGCACCGCTGCCGGCGCCGTGGCCGGTTTCGTCGGCGGCTGGCTCGACACGCTCGTCATGCGGGCGATCGATGTGATCCTGGCGTTTCCGAGCATCCTCGTGGCGCTGTTGGTCGTGGCTGCGCTCAGTCCCGGCTGGGTTCCGGTGATGCTGGCGGTGGGGCTGATCAACGTCCCGATTTTTTGTCGGCAAGTCCGGGCAACCGTGCTGACCGTACGGCATCTCGACTATGTGACCGCAGCCCGAGCGGCCGGAGCTTCGCCAGCCTACTTACTGTTGCGGGTTGTCCTGCCGGCGCTGGTCAGCCCGCTGGCGGTGCTCGCCACGCTGGGGCTTGGCACCGCCATTCTGGAAGTGGCCGGGCTGTCGTTCCTGGGGATTGCCGGTGAATCCACGACGCCCGAATGGGGCAACATGCTCACGACCGTCAAAGACAACCTGAGCAAGCTGCATTGGGGAGCGCTGGGGCCGGGCGTGGCGATCGCCCTGGCTGTGATCGGCTTCAATCTGCTGGGCGACGGCTTGCGCGACGCGCTTGATCCACGGCTGGACCGCCGATCGTCGTAG
- a CDS encoding aldose 1-epimerase, whose protein sequence is MSLEIITLHDDATGSSASILPGRGLNCYSFQSVHGGKKTEALWSVPDFATGGGRASGSGNPLLFPFAGRLRGTRFRFRGRTYEVPAGDAHGNAIHGFVIDRPWDVVDQSATRVVARFQASKIEPQILRMWPEDFLISITYELSGNTLDMLVDVQNPGSGPLPFGFGTHPYFCVPLGEGGKSSACSIKVPAVGYWELAEMIPTGRKLPLIGARNMTAGLPFDEVRLDDVLCNLSYEGGLCVTSIVDRASGRTMVQTFGPEFRECVVYTPPHREAICIEPYSCAPDAFALAEQGIDAGMTILEPGQRWSGRVTIRVD, encoded by the coding sequence ATGAGCCTGGAAATCATCACACTGCACGACGATGCGACCGGATCGAGCGCGAGCATCCTGCCTGGACGCGGGTTGAATTGCTACAGTTTTCAAAGCGTGCACGGCGGCAAGAAGACTGAAGCGCTCTGGTCGGTGCCTGATTTCGCCACTGGCGGCGGACGCGCGTCGGGCAGCGGCAATCCGCTGCTGTTTCCCTTCGCCGGTCGCCTGCGTGGCACTCGGTTTCGCTTTCGGGGCCGGACGTACGAGGTGCCTGCCGGCGACGCGCACGGCAACGCGATTCACGGCTTCGTGATCGATCGCCCTTGGGACGTAGTCGACCAATCGGCCACGCGTGTCGTCGCACGGTTCCAGGCGTCGAAGATCGAGCCGCAGATCCTCCGCATGTGGCCCGAGGATTTCCTGATTTCGATCACCTATGAATTGTCCGGGAACACGCTCGACATGCTGGTCGACGTGCAAAACCCCGGCTCAGGTCCGCTGCCGTTCGGCTTTGGCACGCATCCGTATTTTTGCGTCCCTCTCGGTGAGGGCGGCAAATCGTCGGCCTGCTCGATCAAGGTGCCTGCGGTCGGATACTGGGAGCTGGCCGAAATGATTCCGACGGGGCGCAAGCTGCCTCTGATCGGCGCGCGTAACATGACGGCCGGGCTGCCGTTCGACGAGGTCCGGCTCGACGACGTGCTCTGCAACCTGTCGTACGAAGGCGGCCTATGCGTGACCTCGATCGTAGACCGTGCCTCGGGCCGGACCATGGTGCAGACGTTTGGACCCGAATTCCGCGAGTGCGTGGTCTACACACCGCCGCATCGCGAGGCGATCTGCATCGAGCCGTATTCTTGTGCGCCGGACGCGTTTGCCTTGGCGGAACAAGGCATCGACGCCGGGATGACGATCCTCGAGCCCGGCCAGCGCTGGTCGGGGCGTGTGACGATTCGCGTCGATTAA
- a CDS encoding glycosyltransferase family 39 protein, whose translation MSRKSRSAARRLELPSAGESSPPPRSLPVWVDVAVVFAVALVLRGVHLWQMSGTLIYQVLISDPRQYDAWAQTIVGGDWIGKEVFYQTPLYPYLLAGLYRCFGHDYWVVRIAQALCGATACVFLSRAGAAWFDRRAGLVAGLMLAAFPPAIFFDGILQKASLDLLLMSALLWVLASVQDRPRGWRFGLAGVLVGATTLNRENAAVLAPILLGWLVWLSWPRRPWATVGWSAAFLVGIALVLVPVGARNYRVGGMFALTTSQLGPNFYIGNRAEANGTYDSLRPGRGDPRFEREDARQLAERAAGHELTPAEISRYWLHRAISDIGAAPGRWCSLLWRKWLWTFNGHELIDSESLYTHARYSRVLGLLSPVWHFGTLTPLALAGIWFTRRAYRRLAVLYLVILGMAAAVALFYVFARYRYPLAPALTLFAAAGGVTLVERVRSLQAWPIWETATGVALGLLGLVFCNVPVDLPRFDDDAVTLFNVGTELSGQGRLDDAVKLWRAAMKEDRRIPEVYHHLGRAMLARGQLDAAQQYFADGRQIDARQPMFPLNLALIAAQRGDETQARQLLVAAVRLDTVTLAAIPGLAADALRLGQPQGGIFLLRFLVEQLPQQLTPRVQLIAAYQATGDDRAAAVELRTALQLDPQNLKLRNSLAWLMATSRDRAVRDPQGALKLAEALCQETQMRQPTLLDTLAVAYAAAGQYAQAVETCRQALALNTDARLQGELAARLAQFEAGKPWGVPSDGAAGP comes from the coding sequence ATGAGCCGCAAATCACGTAGCGCCGCGCGTCGCCTGGAGTTGCCATCGGCCGGCGAGAGCTCGCCGCCGCCTCGTTCGTTGCCCGTCTGGGTCGACGTGGCCGTCGTGTTCGCCGTCGCCTTGGTTCTGCGCGGGGTACATCTGTGGCAAATGAGCGGCACGCTGATCTACCAGGTGCTCATTTCCGATCCGCGCCAATACGACGCTTGGGCCCAGACAATTGTCGGCGGCGATTGGATTGGCAAGGAGGTGTTCTACCAGACGCCTCTGTATCCGTACCTCCTGGCCGGGCTGTATCGGTGCTTCGGCCACGACTACTGGGTCGTCCGCATCGCCCAGGCGCTGTGCGGCGCGACGGCGTGCGTGTTTCTGTCGCGGGCCGGAGCGGCCTGGTTCGATCGACGCGCCGGACTGGTCGCAGGCTTGATGCTGGCCGCGTTTCCGCCGGCAATCTTCTTCGACGGGATTTTGCAAAAGGCCTCGCTCGACTTGCTCTTGATGTCGGCGCTGTTGTGGGTGCTGGCTTCGGTCCAAGATCGGCCGCGCGGATGGCGGTTTGGGTTGGCCGGCGTCCTTGTCGGGGCGACGACGCTCAATCGCGAGAACGCCGCAGTGCTTGCGCCGATTCTGCTCGGCTGGCTGGTGTGGCTTTCGTGGCCGCGTCGACCCTGGGCAACCGTCGGCTGGAGCGCCGCGTTCCTCGTCGGCATCGCACTGGTGTTAGTGCCGGTGGGGGCGCGCAACTACCGCGTCGGCGGCATGTTTGCCCTGACCACTTCGCAATTGGGACCGAACTTCTACATCGGTAACCGGGCCGAGGCAAACGGCACCTACGATTCGCTACGGCCGGGCCGTGGCGATCCGCGCTTCGAACGCGAAGACGCCCGGCAATTGGCCGAACGTGCCGCGGGACACGAACTGACCCCGGCGGAAATCTCGCGCTATTGGTTGCACCGTGCGATCAGCGACATCGGCGCGGCACCGGGCCGCTGGTGTTCGCTGTTGTGGCGCAAATGGCTGTGGACCTTCAATGGTCACGAATTGATCGATTCGGAAAGCCTCTATACGCACGCCCGCTATTCCCGGGTACTCGGCCTGCTGAGCCCCGTATGGCATTTCGGCACGCTGACGCCGCTGGCGCTGGCCGGCATTTGGTTCACGCGCCGCGCGTATCGACGACTGGCGGTGCTGTACCTGGTGATTCTCGGAATGGCCGCCGCGGTGGCCCTGTTTTACGTCTTCGCGCGCTACCGCTATCCGCTGGCGCCGGCCTTGACCTTGTTTGCTGCAGCGGGTGGCGTGACGCTCGTCGAGCGCGTGCGGAGTTTGCAGGCATGGCCTATCTGGGAAACGGCCACGGGGGTCGCGTTGGGGTTGCTGGGGCTCGTGTTCTGCAATGTGCCGGTCGACCTGCCGCGCTTCGATGACGATGCGGTGACCCTCTTCAACGTGGGGACCGAGTTGAGCGGCCAGGGGCGCCTCGACGACGCGGTAAAGCTCTGGCGAGCGGCCATGAAGGAGGACCGCCGAATCCCCGAGGTTTACCATCACCTCGGGCGCGCCATGTTGGCGCGCGGCCAGCTCGACGCCGCGCAGCAGTATTTTGCCGATGGTCGGCAGATCGACGCGCGCCAGCCGATGTTTCCGCTCAATCTCGCGCTGATCGCAGCACAGCGCGGCGACGAGACGCAAGCGCGGCAGTTGTTGGTCGCGGCCGTACGCCTCGATACGGTGACGCTCGCCGCGATTCCAGGACTCGCGGCCGACGCTCTGCGCCTCGGCCAGCCGCAGGGGGGCATCTTCCTGCTCCGGTTTCTCGTCGAGCAGTTGCCCCAACAGCTCACTCCGCGCGTGCAGCTCATCGCGGCCTATCAGGCAACAGGGGACGATCGCGCGGCGGCGGTTGAGTTGCGTACCGCCCTGCAACTCGACCCGCAGAACCTGAAGCTGCGCAACAGCCTTGCATGGCTCATGGCCACGAGCCGCGATCGGGCGGTGCGGGATCCCCAAGGCGCCTTGAAGCTGGCCGAGGCGCTTTGCCAGGAGACCCAGATGCGCCAACCGACTTTGCTTGATACCTTGGCCGTGGCCTACGCCGCCGCCGGTCAATACGCCCAGGCGGTCGAGACCTGCCGGCAGGCGCTGGCCTTGAACACCGACGCCCGATTGCAGGGCGAACTCGCAGCGCGTCTCGCACAGTTCGAGGCGGGCAAACCTTGGGGTGTTCCGAGCGATGGTGCGGCGGGGCCCTGA
- a CDS encoding tetratricopeptide repeat protein, protein MLRIWLGILALAFLGSILGHSGVLPAALAAVVSGASEFVLSLICPLWLMTLFLMPGLYQESLRSAQMWFERLRGAGDQIDDLQRKIAHMDKPHHMLQLAQVYLKHGNLAKARRWFESCLQREPEQLDAQYGLAQCRFARGEYAEAAELYERVYATKPEHDYGATYLRLAQSQLRCGNSDRAREVLHQMLRFYPGHPEASYEQALLQEAAGQHDEARRLMEEVVFSVRHSPRFQRRRNRHWLMKARMWLWRHGRG, encoded by the coding sequence ATGTTGCGCATCTGGCTGGGTATCCTTGCACTGGCATTCCTGGGGTCCATCCTCGGCCACAGCGGCGTGCTGCCTGCCGCGCTGGCGGCCGTGGTCAGCGGCGCGTCGGAGTTTGTGTTGTCGCTGATCTGCCCGCTGTGGCTGATGACGTTGTTCCTGATGCCGGGCCTCTACCAGGAATCGCTCCGCTCGGCGCAGATGTGGTTCGAGCGGCTGCGCGGCGCGGGCGACCAAATCGACGATTTGCAGCGCAAGATCGCCCACATGGACAAGCCGCATCACATGCTGCAGCTTGCGCAGGTTTATCTGAAGCATGGCAATCTGGCCAAGGCACGGCGTTGGTTCGAGTCCTGCCTGCAGCGCGAGCCGGAGCAGCTCGACGCGCAATATGGCCTGGCACAATGTCGCTTCGCGCGCGGCGAATACGCCGAGGCTGCCGAGCTGTACGAGCGCGTGTATGCGACCAAGCCGGAACACGACTATGGCGCCACGTATCTGCGACTCGCCCAATCGCAATTGCGGTGCGGCAACTCGGACCGTGCCCGGGAAGTGCTCCACCAGATGCTGCGGTTCTATCCCGGTCATCCCGAGGCGAGCTATGAGCAGGCCCTGTTGCAGGAGGCGGCCGGCCAGCACGACGAAGCTCGCCGCTTGATGGAAGAGGTCGTGTTCAGCGTGCGTCACAGCCCGCGCTTTCAGCGCCGCCGCAACCGGCATTGGCTCATGAAGGCCCGGATGTGGCTGTGGCGCCATGGGCGCGGGTAG